From the genome of Longimicrobium sp.:
GGACCCGCCACGGTGCGAAAAGAAGTCGGGCTCGCCGCAGCGGGTGCAGTGGGCGGACACGGTCACGTGCTCGGCCGGCACGCCCATAACTATGACGCGCTCCGCGATCGCCGCGCGCAGGTTGATGCAGGTGGGACCCGCGGGCGGCTCGGCGTCGGGGCGGACGGCGGCGTGCACCTCCGGGCCCACCTCGTAGCATTCTCCGCAGATGGCTGGGCCGCAGTGCACGTACAGCCGCGCCGGGTCCGACTGCCAGCTTTCTACCACGCGATGGACGGCGCGCTCCACGATCCCCGCCGCCGTCCCGCGCCACCCCGAGTGGACCATCGCCACGACGAACGAGGCAGGGTCGACCACGAACACGGGAACGCAGTCCGCCACACTGGCCGTCACCAGCAGCCCGCGGCGGTCGGTCACGTGCCCGTCGAAGCCGTCCATCACCACGATCCCCGGCGCGCCCGCCTCGCGGTGGATCCACAGGTCTGCCTGGTGCACCTGGCGGGCGTGCGCGACGGTTTCCATCCCCGTCGCTTCCAGCAGCTTCCGCCACCGCCCGAGCACGGCCGACACCGGCTGCGCGCTGGACAGGCCCAGATCGAACGGCTCCTCCGCGCGTCCCCGCCCCGTGGTGCCCTGCACCAGCCAGGGAAACCGCTCGCGCCACTCCGGATGCACCCACAGCGGCACGTCGCCGGGAGCGAGCTCCTCGGCGACGACGCGCACGTCCACGGAAGCCGCCACCTACGCCATCCTCGCCTCGGTGGGCCCCTCACCCCCCGTGCGCTCCGACGACGGCGGCTCGGCCGCGGTGGTGCCCCCGAATCCAGAGACGGGCGGGAGGACGAGCGTCGACGACCCGCCGCCGTAGCCACCCTGGTGCGCGTCCAGCCGGCGGCGAAGCTCCTCCACCTCGGCCCGCAGTTCGTCGAACTCCTTGCGAGGC
Proteins encoded in this window:
- a CDS encoding polyphenol oxidase family protein — translated: MAASVDVRVVAEELAPGDVPLWVHPEWRERFPWLVQGTTGRGRAEEPFDLGLSSAQPVSAVLGRWRKLLEATGMETVAHARQVHQADLWIHREAGAPGIVVMDGFDGHVTDRRGLLVTASVADCVPVFVVDPASFVVAMVHSGWRGTAAGIVERAVHRVVESWQSDPARLYVHCGPAICGECYEVGPEVHAAVRPDAEPPAGPTCINLRAAIAERVIVMGVPAEHVTVSAHCTRCGEPDFFSHRGGS